Within Microbaculum marinisediminis, the genomic segment CGCGCGAGCTCCTGTGGATGATCGGCGTGGTGATCCTGCTGATCATGATGGCCACAGCCTTCATGGGCTACGTGCTGCCGTGGGGCCAGATGAGCTTCTGGGGCGCGACCGTCATCACCAACCTGTTCAGCGCCATCCCGCTGGTCGGCCCGACGATCGTCGAGTGGCTGTGGGGCGGCTTCGCGGTCGGCAACCCGACCCTGAACCGGTTCTTCAGCCTGCATTACCTGCTGCCGTTCGTGCTGGCCGCCGTCGTGTTCCTGCACATCTGGGCGCTGCACGTGCCGGGCAACAACAACCCGACGGGCGTCGAGGTGAAGTCGCCGAAGGACACGGTGCCGTTCCATCCCTACTACACGGTGAAGGACGGCTTCGCGATCGCGGTGTTCCTGATCTTCTTCGCGGCCTTCGTGTTCTACATGCCGAACTATCTCGGCCACACCGACAACTACATCCCGGCGGATCCGCTGGTGACGCCTCCGCACATCGTGCCTGAATGGTACTTCCTGCCGTTCTACGCGATCCTGCGGGCCATCCCCGACAAGCTCGGCGGCGTCATCGCCATGTTCGCCTCGATCGGCGTGCTGTTCATCCTGCCGTGGCTCGACACCTCGCGGGTCAAGTCGGCGAGCTTCCGGCCGCTGTACCGGCAGTTCTTCTGGATCCTCGTCCTGGTGTGCATCGGTCTGGGCTATCTCGGCGCCAAGCCGCCGGAGGGCGTGTACGTGATCGCGTCGCGCATCCTGACGGCCTACTACTTCCTGCACTTCCTGGTCATCCTGCCGCTGCTCGGCATCTTCGAGCGGACGAAGCCGCTGCCCGCATCGATCTCGGAATCGGTCCTGGCCAAGTCCGGAGGCGGCGGCGCGACCGCGGCGGCCGGCGCGGCCTCGGCACCGGAAAGCAGAGGCTGAGGTCGGGGGAATGACGATGACGCCTTTCATGAACAAAGCCATGACCCTTACCCGTATCGCACCGATCGCGCTCGCCGCGGCCATCTCGACGGGGCTCTCCGCCCCGGCCGGGGCGGCGGAAACCGGCGGGCCGGCGCTGAAGAATGTCGAGTTCTCGTTCGAAGGGCCGTTCGGCACGTTCGACCGGGGCCAGCTCCAGCGCGGCTACAAGGTCTATGTCGAGGTCTGCGCGAGCTGTCACTCGATGAACCTTCTGTCCTTCCGCAACCTCGCCGAGGACGGCGGGCCGGGCTTCACCCGGGAACAGGTCGCCGTGCTCGCCGCGGAGTTCCCGCGCGAGGTCGTCGACGGACCGGACGAGGTGGGCGACATGTTCGAGCGGCCGGGCAAGCCGTCGGACCGCTTCCCGCCGCCGTTCCCGAACGATGCGGCCGCGCGGGCCTCGAACAACGGCGCCATGCCGCCGGATTTCTCGGTGCTGGCCAAGGCGCGCGCAGGCGGGCCGGACTTCATCTATTCGCTGCTGACCGGCTACGAGGATCCGCCCGCGCAGATGGAGCTGCGCGCCGGGTC encodes:
- a CDS encoding cytochrome b produces the protein MSGHSTVHYKNPVVRWIDTRLPIISTMQVNAMDFPTPKNLNYFWTFGGILTLFLAIQIVTGIVLAMHYTANVGLAFNSVEHIMRDVNYGWLIRYMHANGASFFFIAVYIHIFRGLYYGSYKAPRELLWMIGVVILLIMMATAFMGYVLPWGQMSFWGATVITNLFSAIPLVGPTIVEWLWGGFAVGNPTLNRFFSLHYLLPFVLAAVVFLHIWALHVPGNNNPTGVEVKSPKDTVPFHPYYTVKDGFAIAVFLIFFAAFVFYMPNYLGHTDNYIPADPLVTPPHIVPEWYFLPFYAILRAIPDKLGGVIAMFASIGVLFILPWLDTSRVKSASFRPLYRQFFWILVLVCIGLGYLGAKPPEGVYVIASRILTAYYFLHFLVILPLLGIFERTKPLPASISESVLAKSGGGGATAAAGAASAPESRG
- a CDS encoding cytochrome c1, which encodes MNKAMTLTRIAPIALAAAISTGLSAPAGAAETGGPALKNVEFSFEGPFGTFDRGQLQRGYKVYVEVCASCHSMNLLSFRNLAEDGGPGFTREQVAVLAAEFPREVVDGPDEVGDMFERPGKPSDRFPPPFPNDAAARASNNGAMPPDFSVLAKARAGGPDFIYSLLTGYEDPPAQMELRAGSYYNPYFPGGQLSMAPPLMDELVEYTDGSPMTTEQYAKDISAFLMWTAEPKMEERKRLGFQVMVFLIVLSGLLYFSKKKLWRDVEH